Proteins encoded in a region of the Leifsonia sp. PS1209 genome:
- a CDS encoding MFS transporter — translation MTSSLGAPYWKLWTSSALSNLADGVMKVALPLVAIRYTESPALIAGLGFAFTLPWLLFALTAGALADRFDRRRLMLIGNTARATLLAALVVIALLGGGSIWMLYAVALFVGTAETVYDTSAQSILPQLVSRDALSRANGRLYAAELTTNQFVGPPLGGFLVASGIAVAFGAPVLLWVLAIGMLLLVHGRFSTDHPGTTTIRTDIAEGLRFLWHNTILRVLAIMVGVFNLASSATFTVLVLYAVGPNSAMKLTDPGYGLLLTASALGSVLGSFAAEWAERRLGRARALALTILGSVLTVATPAFTTDAWVIGAAFFLGGITVSIWNVITVSLRQRIAPPRLLGRVNSAYRLVAWGTMPLGAALGGVIAEFFGLPAVFLSMGVVVVCLLLGMFWVTDTRMDAADEAAEREHAAATATATSATSGPSPAEENGR, via the coding sequence ATGACCTCGTCCCTCGGAGCGCCGTACTGGAAGCTGTGGACCTCGTCCGCGCTCTCCAACCTGGCCGACGGCGTGATGAAGGTCGCGCTCCCGCTCGTGGCCATCCGCTACACCGAGTCACCGGCGCTGATCGCGGGACTCGGCTTCGCGTTCACCCTGCCCTGGCTGCTGTTCGCCCTCACTGCCGGCGCCCTCGCCGACCGCTTCGACCGCCGGCGCCTGATGCTCATCGGCAACACGGCCCGCGCCACGCTGCTGGCCGCGCTCGTCGTCATCGCCCTGCTCGGCGGAGGATCCATCTGGATGCTCTACGCCGTCGCCCTGTTCGTCGGCACGGCGGAGACGGTCTACGACACCTCCGCCCAGTCGATCCTCCCGCAACTCGTGAGCAGGGACGCGCTCTCCCGCGCCAACGGCCGTCTTTACGCCGCAGAGCTCACCACCAACCAGTTCGTCGGGCCTCCGCTCGGCGGCTTCCTCGTCGCATCCGGGATCGCTGTCGCCTTCGGGGCGCCCGTCCTGCTCTGGGTGCTGGCGATCGGGATGCTGCTGCTCGTCCACGGGCGCTTCAGCACCGACCACCCCGGCACCACCACCATCCGCACCGACATCGCCGAGGGGCTCCGCTTCCTCTGGCACAACACCATCCTGCGCGTCCTCGCGATCATGGTCGGCGTCTTCAACCTGGCGTCGAGCGCCACCTTCACCGTGCTCGTGCTCTACGCGGTCGGCCCGAACTCGGCCATGAAGCTGACCGACCCCGGCTACGGCCTATTGCTCACCGCGTCCGCACTCGGCAGCGTGCTCGGCTCCTTCGCCGCGGAGTGGGCGGAGCGGAGGCTCGGCCGTGCCAGGGCGCTCGCCCTCACCATCCTGGGCAGCGTGCTCACGGTCGCGACGCCCGCGTTCACGACCGACGCGTGGGTTATCGGCGCCGCGTTCTTCCTCGGCGGTATCACCGTGTCGATCTGGAACGTCATCACGGTCTCGCTCCGCCAGCGCATCGCACCGCCCCGCCTGCTCGGCAGGGTCAACAGCGCGTACCGGCTGGTCGCGTGGGGCACCATGCCCCTCGGCGCGGCTCTCGGCGGTGTGATCGCCGAATTCTTCGGCCTGCCTGCGGTCTTCCTCAGCATGGGCGTCGTGGTGGTCTGCCTGCTGCTCGGGATGTTCTGGGTCACCGACACGCGCATGGATGCGGCAGACGAGGCCGCGGAACGCGAGCACGCCGCCGCGACCGCCACAGCCACCTCCGCCACCAGCGGGCCGTCCCCCGCCGAGGAAAACGGCCGCTGA
- a CDS encoding winged helix-turn-helix domain-containing protein produces MSESDSAPIHPVDAKRRPATVKETKALAHPLRVRMVRLCGQYELTNKQLADRLGVDPGTAHYHVRQLVDAGFLEPAPVRTGESGALEKPYRSTGRSWWLSDALAGSDPSEGFAPVEAFQQELAEAGPSSIATYARFSLHLSPEDIEELDRRIVAVIDEYVETDDSRRDLPVHGGMFLLHRSADREPGPTTKPPAFARGLHSTGVSNGA; encoded by the coding sequence ATGAGCGAGAGCGACAGCGCCCCCATCCATCCGGTCGACGCCAAGCGGCGCCCGGCGACGGTGAAGGAGACGAAAGCACTCGCGCATCCACTGCGGGTGCGCATGGTGCGCCTGTGCGGACAGTACGAGCTGACCAACAAGCAGCTGGCCGACCGCCTCGGCGTCGATCCCGGCACGGCGCACTATCACGTGCGCCAGCTGGTGGATGCGGGCTTCCTGGAACCCGCGCCGGTGCGCACGGGGGAGAGCGGCGCGCTGGAGAAGCCGTACCGCTCGACGGGGCGCAGCTGGTGGCTGTCGGATGCGCTGGCCGGGTCGGACCCGAGCGAGGGGTTCGCGCCGGTGGAGGCGTTCCAGCAGGAGCTGGCGGAGGCGGGGCCGTCCTCCATCGCCACGTACGCGCGATTCTCCCTGCATCTGTCGCCGGAGGACATCGAGGAACTGGACCGCAGGATCGTCGCGGTGATCGACGAGTATGTGGAGACGGACGATTCGCGACGGGACCTCCCGGTGCATGGCGGGATGTTCCTGCTGCATCGCTCGGCGGACAGAGAGCCCGGCCCAACGACGAAGCCCCCGGCATTCGCGCGGGGGCTTCATTCAACTGGGGTGAGTAACGGGGCTTGA
- the orn gene encoding oligoribonuclease, with protein sequence MANSSDRLVWIDCEMTGLDLEVDELVEIAVVITDFELNVLDPGLSIVIKPDASALENMNDFVRDMHTTSGLIDEIPNGKSLAEAEYEVLEYVLKFAPTARTAPIAGNTIGTDRMFIAKFMPRLDNHLHYRSVDVSSIKELSRRWYPRIYFNAPEKHGGHRALADILESIRELDYYRRAAFVGEPGPTTDDVQSVSAAVVEKWAPRM encoded by the coding sequence ATGGCAAATTCCTCGGATCGTCTGGTCTGGATCGACTGCGAAATGACCGGACTCGACCTCGAGGTCGACGAACTCGTCGAGATCGCGGTGGTCATCACCGATTTCGAACTGAACGTGCTCGACCCCGGCCTCAGCATCGTGATCAAGCCGGACGCGTCCGCGCTCGAGAACATGAACGACTTCGTGCGAGACATGCACACCACCTCCGGGCTGATCGACGAGATCCCGAACGGCAAGAGCCTGGCCGAGGCCGAGTACGAGGTGCTGGAGTACGTGCTCAAGTTCGCGCCGACCGCGCGCACGGCGCCGATCGCCGGGAACACCATCGGCACCGACCGGATGTTCATCGCCAAGTTCATGCCGCGCCTCGACAACCACCTGCACTACCGCAGCGTCGACGTGTCCTCCATCAAGGAGCTCTCCCGCCGCTGGTACCCGCGCATCTACTTCAACGCGCCCGAGAAGCACGGCGGTCACCGCGCTCTCGCCGACATTCTCGAGTCGATCCGGGAGCTCGATTACTACCGCCGCGCAGCGTTCGTGGGCGAACCGGGACCCACCACGGACGACGTTCAGAGCGTGTCGGCGGCCGTAGTGGAAAAATGGGCCCCGCGAATGTAA
- a CDS encoding SGNH/GDSL hydrolase family protein, with protein sequence MSRTAFTRYVALGDSITEGLCDAPPARGAQHPEPAGAWIGWADRLAAILDGDARLAGHPFEFANLAVRGRRIADVVDGQVPHALRLSPDLVSVMVGGNDLMSPAADPDALASRLDSGIRSLREAGATVLLANLFDPQFAFFLKPFRGRAAVFNANIWSIARDHRAIVLDVWGVREFRESSMWASDRVHLSARGHRLLAAHAAHTLGVPYAEIAATTAGEAAADQPVPPPEEIPLRTWLRVYAIPWAARRMRRISAGDGMDAKQPVPLPVGGPH encoded by the coding sequence GTGAGCCGCACAGCTTTCACCCGGTATGTCGCCCTCGGGGACTCGATCACCGAGGGCCTCTGCGATGCCCCGCCCGCGCGCGGAGCGCAGCACCCTGAACCGGCCGGGGCGTGGATCGGCTGGGCCGACCGCCTCGCCGCCATCCTCGACGGGGACGCCAGACTGGCGGGGCATCCGTTCGAGTTCGCCAACCTCGCCGTCCGGGGGCGCCGCATCGCCGACGTGGTCGACGGGCAGGTGCCGCACGCGCTGCGGCTCTCCCCTGACCTGGTCTCGGTGATGGTCGGCGGGAACGACCTGATGAGCCCGGCCGCCGATCCGGATGCGCTCGCCTCGCGCCTCGACTCCGGCATCCGGTCGCTGCGGGAGGCCGGCGCGACCGTGCTGCTGGCGAACCTGTTCGACCCGCAGTTCGCGTTCTTCCTCAAGCCGTTCCGCGGACGCGCCGCCGTCTTCAACGCCAACATCTGGAGCATCGCGCGGGACCACAGGGCCATCGTGCTCGACGTGTGGGGCGTGCGCGAGTTCCGCGAGAGCAGCATGTGGGCGAGCGATCGCGTGCACCTGAGCGCCCGCGGCCACCGGCTGCTCGCCGCGCACGCGGCGCACACGCTCGGCGTGCCGTACGCGGAGATCGCGGCGACGACCGCCGGAGAAGCGGCAGCCGACCAGCCGGTTCCCCCGCCGGAGGAGATCCCGCTGCGCACCTGGCTGCGCGTGTACGCCATCCCGTGGGCGGCGAGGCGCATGCGGCGCATCTCCGCCGGGGACGGCATGGATGCGAAACAGCCGGTGCCGCTGCCCGTCGGAGGGCCGCACTAG
- a CDS encoding thioredoxin domain-containing protein produces MDSTSAVGRPVTDGDAVRLTLYTSAFCEPCMQTRAVLAEAARLVPLVTVTELDVARNLQSAEADRIRVTPTVIVATAAGDEVFRAEGVPTLQQVLVAAAKAV; encoded by the coding sequence GTGGATTCGACATCGGCCGTTGGCCGTCCCGTCACCGACGGAGACGCTGTCCGGCTCACCCTGTACACGTCGGCGTTCTGCGAACCGTGCATGCAGACGCGCGCCGTGCTGGCCGAGGCGGCGCGGCTCGTGCCGCTGGTGACCGTGACCGAGCTGGACGTCGCCCGCAACCTGCAGAGCGCGGAGGCCGACCGCATCCGGGTCACCCCCACGGTGATCGTGGCGACGGCTGCCGGCGACGAGGTGTTCCGCGCGGAGGGCGTTCCGACGCTGCAGCAGGTGCTGGTCGCCGCGGCGAAAGCGGTCTGA
- a CDS encoding MFS transporter: MANSTAAAPPTGPMPVLSTRPPWRETFVSLKVPNYRKFAASNLVANTAVWMQRIAMDWLVLQLSGSVAAVGITVFMQFMPMLVLGLHGGVIADRYNKQKILIVTQTCAALLAGVLAALTLTGLTQVWHVYLISFLLGLVTVVDNPTRQVFVNELVGPKYLRNAISLNSSIFQLGGLIGPAVGGILITAVGGGWSFVINAVACLAVVGSLLSLNRSQLHHSPAAPRAKGQLAEGIRYVRRKPVIFWTVVMVAIIAVFAFNMPVFLAAYANNVYDVGAQGYGLFNALVAAGALVGALASTRRTSVRLSMVVGTAAALGFIQAIAGFAPSEIAFGVLLIGIGVGNLLFITAANSLVQMSSNVQIRGRVISLYILVLLGGQAIGGPFMGWVVEEVGPHIAMMISGVVPAVAAVVIALLIARSASLRLRFGLRGRRPTIAIVNRAGKSGATL, encoded by the coding sequence GTGGCAAACTCCACCGCAGCAGCCCCACCGACCGGGCCCATGCCCGTTCTCAGCACGCGCCCACCGTGGCGGGAGACGTTCGTCTCACTGAAAGTCCCCAACTACCGCAAGTTCGCCGCAAGCAACCTCGTCGCCAACACGGCCGTCTGGATGCAGCGCATCGCGATGGACTGGCTGGTACTCCAGCTCTCCGGCAGCGTCGCGGCCGTCGGCATCACGGTCTTCATGCAGTTCATGCCGATGCTCGTGCTCGGTCTGCACGGCGGAGTGATCGCCGACCGGTACAACAAGCAGAAGATCCTCATCGTCACGCAGACCTGCGCTGCACTGCTGGCCGGCGTCCTGGCCGCGCTCACCCTCACCGGACTCACGCAGGTGTGGCACGTCTACCTCATCTCGTTCCTGCTCGGACTCGTGACCGTGGTCGACAATCCCACCCGCCAGGTGTTCGTCAACGAGCTGGTCGGGCCGAAGTACCTGCGCAACGCGATCAGCCTGAACTCGTCCATCTTCCAGCTCGGCGGCCTCATCGGCCCCGCGGTCGGCGGCATCCTGATCACCGCGGTCGGCGGCGGCTGGTCGTTCGTGATCAACGCCGTCGCCTGCCTCGCCGTGGTCGGCTCGCTGCTCTCGCTCAACCGCTCGCAGCTGCACCACTCTCCTGCTGCGCCGCGTGCGAAAGGCCAGCTGGCCGAGGGCATCCGGTACGTGCGCCGCAAGCCCGTGATCTTCTGGACCGTCGTGATGGTCGCGATCATCGCCGTCTTCGCGTTCAACATGCCGGTGTTCCTCGCGGCGTACGCCAACAACGTCTACGACGTCGGCGCGCAGGGCTACGGACTGTTCAACGCGCTGGTCGCTGCGGGCGCGCTGGTCGGCGCCCTCGCATCCACTCGCCGGACGAGCGTGCGGCTGAGCATGGTGGTCGGCACGGCTGCCGCGCTCGGCTTCATCCAGGCCATCGCCGGATTCGCGCCGTCGGAGATCGCGTTCGGCGTGCTCCTGATCGGCATCGGCGTGGGAAATCTGCTGTTCATCACGGCGGCGAACTCGCTGGTGCAGATGTCGTCGAACGTGCAGATCCGCGGCAGGGTCATCTCGCTCTACATCCTGGTGCTGCTCGGCGGCCAGGCCATCGGCGGACCGTTCATGGGCTGGGTGGTCGAGGAGGTCGGACCGCACATCGCGATGATGATCTCCGGCGTCGTCCCCGCCGTCGCAGCCGTGGTGATCGCCCTGCTGATCGCCAGGAGCGCGAGCCTGCGGCTCCGGTTCGGCCTGCGCGGCCGCCGCCCCACCATCGCCATCGTCAACAGGGCGGGCAAGAGCGGCGCGACGCTCTGA
- a CDS encoding LysR substrate-binding domain-containing protein, whose protein sequence is MFDPVLLRTFLAVADTHSFTKAAARLGISQPTVSQHVRRLEAAAKRQLVARDTRDVRLTDNGDAMAGFARTILAAHAEADRYFSGSAMRGRLRFGAADDLAITTLPRILRHFRQQHPQINLELTVDQSAPLYRRLQAGHLDLIFIKQNPGTTEGTVVATDELVWMGQEKTVLEPEHPVPLIAYQGPSISRQITIDALEAAGRTWRITCNTREVNGVLAAVRAGIGIAVFPRSLIPTDLIKVTNRFGLPDLGHVDFTLLSNPAAAREPVDALTTAILARAVTRIP, encoded by the coding sequence ATGTTCGACCCTGTGCTGCTCCGCACCTTCCTCGCCGTGGCCGACACACACAGCTTCACGAAGGCCGCCGCGCGGCTCGGGATCAGCCAGCCGACGGTCAGCCAGCACGTCCGACGGCTCGAAGCGGCGGCGAAACGGCAGCTGGTCGCCCGCGACACCCGGGATGTGCGGCTGACGGACAACGGGGACGCGATGGCCGGGTTCGCCCGCACGATCCTCGCGGCACACGCGGAGGCCGACCGCTACTTCAGCGGCTCGGCGATGCGCGGGCGACTGCGCTTCGGCGCGGCGGACGACCTCGCGATCACGACGCTCCCGCGCATCCTGCGCCACTTCCGGCAGCAGCACCCGCAGATCAACCTGGAGCTCACCGTCGACCAGTCCGCGCCGCTGTACCGTCGCCTGCAGGCGGGGCACCTCGACCTCATCTTCATCAAGCAGAACCCGGGTACGACGGAGGGCACGGTCGTCGCCACCGACGAGCTGGTCTGGATGGGGCAGGAGAAGACGGTGCTGGAGCCCGAGCATCCTGTGCCGCTGATCGCATACCAGGGGCCGAGCATCAGCCGTCAGATCACGATCGACGCGCTGGAGGCCGCCGGCCGCACCTGGCGGATCACCTGCAACACGCGCGAGGTGAACGGTGTGCTGGCCGCGGTGCGCGCCGGTATCGGGATCGCGGTGTTCCCCCGGTCGCTCATCCCCACCGACCTCATCAAGGTCACCAACCGGTTCGGTCTGCCCGACCTCGGCCACGTCGACTTCACCCTGCTCTCCAACCCCGCCGCCGCGCGCGAGCCGGTCGACGCGCTCACCACCGCCATCCTCGCCCGCGCCGTCACCCGCATCCCCTGA
- a CDS encoding cation:proton antiporter, with the protein MDPAVGTIVLVPLLAVVASLLATAVGRVAKIPLVVFEILLGLLIGPAVLGWVPKSDMLDAVANFGLAFLFFMAGNEIDFAAIKGRPLKRASLGWLISLVAGVVIGILLSPDAVTGVFVGIALTSTALGTLMPVLRDAGELKTSFGRAVTAVGAVGEFGPLLAISLFLSGRKPLAASLVLIAFAVIAGLAVWFAARGGHERFHGLVRATLHTSGQFAVRFIVMVIAALVGLSLALGLDMLLGAFAAGVICRVLLSGAAEPDAKLVEGKLEAVAFGVLVPVFFINTGIGFDLRALVTDPHALLLLPIFLVLMLIVRGLPGSLAAPGGSTFADRSALTLFSATGLPIIVAVTNIGVAEGDLKTGTATALVGAGMLSVLAFPIIALTLRKRSSDGGLRPPDPDRIPIVG; encoded by the coding sequence ATGGACCCCGCCGTCGGAACCATCGTGCTCGTCCCGCTGCTCGCGGTGGTGGCGTCGTTGCTGGCCACGGCGGTCGGCCGGGTGGCGAAGATCCCGCTCGTCGTGTTCGAGATCCTGCTCGGCCTGCTGATCGGCCCGGCCGTGCTCGGCTGGGTGCCGAAGTCGGACATGCTCGACGCTGTCGCCAACTTCGGTCTGGCGTTCCTGTTCTTCATGGCGGGCAACGAGATCGACTTCGCGGCGATCAAGGGACGGCCGCTGAAACGCGCATCCCTCGGCTGGCTGATCTCGCTGGTGGCCGGGGTGGTCATCGGCATCCTGCTGTCCCCGGATGCGGTGACCGGCGTGTTCGTGGGGATCGCACTGACCTCGACCGCGCTCGGCACGCTGATGCCGGTGCTGCGGGATGCGGGCGAACTGAAGACGTCGTTCGGGCGCGCCGTCACCGCGGTCGGCGCCGTCGGCGAGTTCGGTCCGCTGCTCGCCATCTCGCTGTTCCTCAGCGGACGGAAGCCGCTCGCGGCCTCCCTGGTGCTGATCGCGTTCGCGGTGATCGCCGGCCTCGCCGTCTGGTTCGCCGCGCGCGGAGGGCACGAACGCTTCCACGGGCTAGTGCGGGCGACGCTGCACACCAGCGGGCAGTTCGCCGTGCGGTTCATCGTGATGGTGATCGCGGCACTGGTCGGGCTGAGCCTCGCGCTCGGACTCGACATGCTGCTCGGGGCGTTCGCCGCCGGGGTGATCTGCCGGGTGCTGCTCTCCGGAGCCGCGGAGCCGGACGCGAAACTCGTCGAGGGGAAGCTCGAGGCGGTCGCGTTCGGCGTGCTGGTGCCGGTGTTCTTCATCAACACCGGGATCGGCTTCGACCTCCGCGCGCTCGTCACCGACCCGCACGCGCTGCTCCTGCTGCCGATCTTCCTGGTCCTGATGCTGATCGTGCGCGGGCTGCCGGGCTCGCTCGCCGCGCCGGGCGGGTCGACGTTCGCCGACCGCAGCGCGCTCACGCTGTTCAGCGCCACCGGTCTGCCGATCATCGTGGCGGTGACCAACATCGGGGTGGCGGAGGGCGACCTGAAGACCGGGACGGCCACCGCGCTCGTCGGAGCCGGGATGCTGTCGGTGCTCGCGTTCCCGATCATCGCGCTCACGCTGCGCAAGCGCTCCTCCGACGGCGGCCTCCGCCCACCGGACCCCGACCGCATCCCGATCGTCGGCTGA
- the nadE gene encoding ammonia-dependent NAD(+) synthetase, whose amino-acid sequence MRELQARIIDELNVSPVIDPAAEVEKRVGFLVEYLTTTGASGLVLGISGGQDSSLAGRLSQLAVERLAERGIDAEFIAVRLPYAVQHDEDDAQLALSFIRPQRTVTFNIQRGVDGIEDEYLDAIGDDMSDFNKGNVKARARMVAQYAIAGQRRLLVVGTDHAAEAVTGFFTKYGDGGTDILPLAGLSKRQGRALLEYLDAPARLYTKAPTADLLDHNPGQTDEDNLGLSYADIDAFLEGEDVPDRVAETIEARYLATEHKRQLPASMFDEWWHRRGDYSR is encoded by the coding sequence ATGCGTGAACTCCAGGCCAGAATCATCGACGAACTGAACGTGAGCCCTGTCATCGACCCCGCCGCCGAGGTCGAGAAACGGGTGGGGTTCCTCGTCGAATACCTGACGACGACCGGCGCATCCGGTCTCGTCCTCGGCATCTCGGGCGGACAGGACTCCTCGCTCGCCGGCCGCCTCAGCCAGCTCGCCGTCGAACGCCTCGCCGAACGCGGGATCGACGCCGAGTTCATCGCCGTGCGGCTGCCGTATGCGGTGCAGCACGACGAAGACGACGCCCAGCTCGCCCTGTCGTTCATCCGGCCGCAGCGCACGGTGACGTTCAACATCCAGCGCGGCGTCGACGGCATCGAGGACGAATACCTGGATGCGATCGGCGACGACATGTCCGACTTCAACAAGGGCAACGTGAAGGCGCGCGCCAGGATGGTCGCGCAGTACGCCATCGCCGGGCAGCGCCGCCTGCTCGTCGTCGGCACGGACCACGCGGCGGAGGCCGTTACGGGCTTCTTCACGAAGTACGGCGACGGCGGCACCGACATCCTGCCGCTCGCCGGACTCAGCAAGCGGCAGGGCCGCGCCCTCCTGGAGTACCTGGATGCGCCGGCGCGCCTCTACACGAAGGCTCCGACGGCCGACCTCCTCGACCACAACCCCGGCCAGACCGACGAGGACAACCTCGGCCTGAGCTACGCGGACATCGACGCGTTCCTCGAAGGCGAGGACGTGCCGGACAGGGTCGCGGAGACTATCGAGGCGCGCTACCTGGCAACGGAGCACAAGCGGCAGCTGCCCGCCAGCATGTTCGACGAGTGGTGGCACCGCCGAGGCGACTACTCGCGCTGA
- a CDS encoding aldo/keto reductase, with amino-acid sequence MAYEPAENRYETMTYNRSGRSGLKLPALSLGLWHNFGDERPIETQRAIVRRAFDLGVTHFDLANNYGPPAGTAETNFGRILREDLLPYRDEIVVSTKAGYFMWNGPYGEWGSRKTMLSSLDQSLGRLGLDYVDIFYSHRPDPETPIEETMGALATAVKQGKALYAGISNYSPEQTTAAAAALADHGVPLLIHQPRYSMFDRHIEDGLFPVLEEVGAGSIVFSPLAQGMLTDRYLDGTVPAGSRAATSHFLSEKQLSPVYLERARALNDIAAARGQSLAQLALSWVLRQPGVTSALIGASSVAQLEQNIAALDAPALTADEIASIEPYAVDGTEHLEDE; translated from the coding sequence ATGGCTTACGAACCCGCGGAGAACCGCTACGAGACGATGACGTACAACCGCAGCGGACGCAGCGGGCTGAAGCTTCCTGCCCTGTCGCTCGGGCTGTGGCACAACTTCGGCGACGAGCGCCCGATCGAGACCCAGCGCGCCATCGTGCGCCGCGCGTTCGACCTCGGCGTCACCCATTTCGACCTCGCAAACAACTACGGGCCTCCCGCCGGCACCGCCGAGACCAACTTCGGACGCATCCTGCGCGAAGACCTCCTGCCGTACCGCGACGAGATCGTGGTCTCCACGAAGGCCGGGTACTTCATGTGGAACGGCCCGTACGGCGAGTGGGGCTCCCGCAAGACGATGCTGTCGTCGCTCGACCAGAGCCTCGGCCGCCTCGGGCTGGACTACGTCGACATCTTCTACTCGCACCGGCCGGACCCGGAGACTCCGATCGAGGAGACGATGGGCGCGCTCGCCACGGCCGTGAAGCAGGGCAAGGCGCTCTACGCCGGCATCTCCAACTATTCGCCGGAGCAGACCACGGCAGCTGCGGCGGCCTTGGCCGACCACGGGGTCCCGCTGCTCATCCACCAGCCGCGGTACTCGATGTTCGACAGGCACATCGAAGACGGCCTGTTCCCCGTGCTCGAGGAGGTGGGAGCAGGAAGCATCGTCTTCTCGCCGCTCGCCCAGGGGATGCTCACCGACCGCTACCTGGACGGCACCGTTCCCGCCGGCTCCCGCGCGGCCACCAGTCACTTCCTGTCGGAGAAGCAGCTGAGCCCTGTGTACCTGGAACGCGCCCGCGCGCTCAACGACATCGCCGCCGCCCGCGGCCAGTCGCTCGCGCAGCTGGCGCTCAGCTGGGTGCTGCGGCAGCCGGGCGTCACGAGCGCGCTGATCGGCGCATCCAGTGTCGCCCAGCTAGAGCAGAACATCGCCGCGCTCGACGCACCAGCACTCACCGCGGACGAGATCGCCAGCATCGAGCCGTACGCCGTGGACGGCACGGAGCACCTCGAAGACGAGTAG
- the msrA gene encoding peptide-methionine (S)-S-oxide reductase MsrA, with the protein MDTYVIAGGCFWCLDAVYRVLRGVQDVVSGYTGGTAVDPTYEEVCTGSTGHAEAVAVTFDPEVIPPSVILDVFFTLHDPTQLNRQGADIGTQYRSAMFYDGDEQKAQFEAAIERAKTYWDGTVVTTLEPLGTFYRAEEYHQDFFAKNPGQGYCLAVAQPKVNKIRASYAPYVIAA; encoded by the coding sequence ATGGACACATATGTCATCGCCGGTGGGTGCTTCTGGTGCCTGGATGCGGTCTACCGTGTCCTCCGCGGCGTGCAGGACGTCGTCTCCGGATACACGGGCGGCACCGCCGTCGACCCCACGTACGAAGAGGTCTGCACCGGCTCGACCGGCCACGCGGAGGCCGTCGCGGTCACCTTCGACCCCGAGGTGATCCCGCCGAGCGTCATCCTCGACGTGTTCTTCACCCTCCACGACCCCACCCAGCTGAACCGCCAGGGCGCCGACATCGGCACCCAGTACCGTTCGGCGATGTTCTACGACGGCGACGAGCAGAAGGCACAGTTCGAAGCGGCCATCGAGCGCGCGAAGACCTACTGGGACGGCACCGTCGTCACCACGCTCGAGCCGCTCGGCACCTTCTACCGCGCCGAGGAGTACCACCAGGACTTCTTCGCCAAGAACCCCGGCCAGGGATACTGCCTGGCGGTGGCCCAGCCGAAGGTGAACAAGATCAGGGCCTCGTACGCGCCGTATGTGATCGCGGCGTAG
- a CDS encoding single-stranded DNA-binding protein: MNDTITVTGVVATDPRHIVTTEGLSVTSFRLISTNTVYDVDADAWQNTRCNWFTVSAYRQLASNVAGCVSRGDPVLVTGRLTVREWSDGDDTSSRGITAEIEADAIGHDLAWGSATFARTVQGVRAVDVPSATAV, encoded by the coding sequence ATGAACGACACCATCACCGTCACCGGAGTCGTCGCGACCGACCCGCGCCACATCGTCACCACCGAGGGCCTCTCGGTCACGAGCTTCCGCCTCATCAGCACGAACACCGTCTACGACGTGGATGCGGACGCCTGGCAGAACACCCGGTGCAACTGGTTCACGGTCTCCGCATACCGGCAGCTCGCCTCCAACGTGGCCGGCTGCGTCAGCCGCGGCGATCCGGTCCTGGTCACCGGCCGTCTCACCGTGCGCGAATGGTCCGACGGAGACGACACGTCTTCGCGCGGGATCACGGCAGAGATCGAGGCGGACGCGATCGGCCACGACCTCGCGTGGGGGAGCGCGACGTTCGCGCGCACCGTCCAGGGCGTCCGCGCGGTCGACGTTCCCTCAGCGACGGCTGTCTAG